From Alteromonas sp. RKMC-009, one genomic window encodes:
- a CDS encoding tyrosine-type recombinase/integrase: MAEVKSFTKEEERSLFSTLRKFKCIEAERDLNWMLLMRYTARRVETVHLMDIQHAMDALESGYLDIESHMQKGGKAGNARGLNKSQEIYLVEPARKALEALLRINRKMKATFAGKSVNDEALILSRRRQRMSKRAYQQRMTYWCNLAGIKKATPHWLRHTWAVRRLQNATNGAALREVQEVLGHRHITTTQVYTQPSRDDLKRTMQEASL, translated from the coding sequence ATGGCTGAAGTAAAAAGTTTCACCAAAGAAGAAGAGCGCAGCCTGTTTTCTACTCTGCGCAAATTCAAATGCATCGAAGCTGAGCGTGATCTGAACTGGATGCTGCTGATGCGTTACACCGCCCGCCGTGTGGAAACCGTTCACCTGATGGACATTCAGCATGCAATGGATGCCCTGGAAAGCGGTTATCTGGATATTGAAAGCCACATGCAAAAAGGCGGTAAAGCCGGCAATGCCAGAGGCCTGAACAAATCACAGGAAATTTATCTGGTAGAACCTGCACGTAAGGCCCTGGAAGCGCTGCTGCGCATCAACCGCAAAATGAAAGCAACCTTTGCCGGTAAGTCTGTGAACGATGAAGCACTGATTTTAAGCCGCAGACGCCAGCGTATGAGCAAACGGGCATATCAGCAGCGCATGACGTACTGGTGCAATCTGGCCGGTATTAAAAAAGCTACGCCGCACTGGTTACGGCACACATGGGCAGTTCGCCGGTTACAGAACGCCACGAACGGGGCAGCGCTGCGCGAAGTGCAGGAAGTGCTGGGCCATCGTCATATCACCACCACGCAGGTTTACACCCAGCCAAGCAGGGACGACCTGAAGCGCACCATGCAGGAAGCCTCATTATGA
- a CDS encoding DUF5675 family protein, with protein MKLWLNRLSTDNQGTPGHLFLGPWTAHTLELPWRDNQPNISCIPAGEYPIRLVKTRKPIGGRSHLYLIENVPGRTSILFHAGTFAGNKDEGFKTSVLGCVLTGYRTGSYQNQRAIFDTRRAVGDMLAILGGKPSTLIITNGWEKTHD; from the coding sequence TTGAAACTCTGGTTAAACCGTCTGAGTACGGACAATCAGGGCACACCGGGTCATCTTTTCCTGGGGCCATGGACGGCCCATACTTTGGAATTACCGTGGCGCGATAATCAACCGAATATTAGTTGCATCCCTGCAGGTGAATACCCCATCCGGTTAGTTAAAACCCGCAAACCCATTGGCGGTCGATCGCATTTGTACCTGATTGAAAATGTACCGGGCAGAACAAGTATTTTATTTCACGCCGGCACATTCGCCGGCAATAAAGACGAAGGTTTTAAAACCTCTGTGCTGGGCTGTGTTCTCACAGGCTACCGCACAGGCAGTTATCAGAATCAACGCGCCATTTTCGATACCCGCCGCGCCGTGGGAGACATGCTGGCGATACTGGGCGGCAAGCCCTCAACGCTTATCATCACGAACGGCTGGGAGAAAACACATGATTGA
- a CDS encoding right-handed parallel beta-helix repeat-containing protein has protein sequence MPSAQKIQRSTAQINAINETATVVKQTLADAIAACLAGDVAVGNSVEWREYHANTGVGGNTGPLIDAGSPENRPDEMPGYISWVGDQGLYIESLFPSGAVMPEHFGWVQATGNTYLVDDSEFLNNADFVARTLNKSCDFGDFNRNYYLLNPFLFNNGTTIKANGAKFWRNPMFNGGGEALGATFRNENQVLGNTQMTMLGFFRFADLNDGTSGKTRPGKHIGLDGTGCDGFSYEKVQFDESHTFSTSISCNNVTLMNTILNHQDGAAGGDDGIHIRGGKRGYIGTVTGVSGDDCVAFTDEGDGRGADIEDWTVSSINADSRSAALFKVWIDPAGTHSIKNIEVLNISGKAGYNGKGIKLENATADRTLMSGISFKGRKLDCSQVTDNGIAVINGESISFGGFRITESLAAAVRITDCYDVQMDNVYIRDCKHDRNVHVENSQNIRINKGTDYNARGCGIIAFESTNVTVDGRTLRAFGSAAYRAWYSGNAVAVGERRLSSGKAYEASTAGTTGATAPTHTSGTVSDGGVNWLYLGTATNWGAGSVKSIGDIVVRNGRIYSAATSGTTGATAPTHKTGTASDGGVDWSFVDLYAGVSLRSATRSKVINCDIENGASTSVEERWSAVKNSIVNNSIPLGEVLTVSAGTVNRDNVA, from the coding sequence ATGCCCTCAGCTCAGAAAATACAGCGGTCGACGGCCCAGATTAACGCGATAAACGAAACTGCAACAGTCGTTAAACAGACCCTCGCTGATGCCATAGCGGCATGCTTGGCAGGTGATGTGGCGGTGGGTAATAGTGTTGAATGGCGTGAATATCATGCTAATACTGGGGTTGGCGGGAATACTGGGCCTCTTATAGATGCTGGCAGCCCCGAAAACAGGCCGGATGAAATGCCTGGCTACATTTCGTGGGTTGGCGATCAAGGGCTATACATTGAAAGCCTATTTCCCAGCGGCGCAGTTATGCCGGAGCATTTTGGTTGGGTTCAGGCTACGGGCAACACGTATTTAGTAGATGATTCAGAATTCCTTAACAACGCGGATTTTGTCGCACGAACGCTTAATAAATCCTGTGACTTTGGTGACTTCAATCGAAATTACTATCTACTTAATCCATTTTTATTCAATAACGGCACAACAATAAAGGCCAATGGTGCTAAATTCTGGCGAAACCCAATGTTTAACGGGGGCGGCGAAGCGCTAGGGGCAACGTTTAGAAATGAAAATCAGGTGCTCGGCAATACGCAGATGACAATGCTTGGATTTTTTCGGTTTGCCGATTTGAACGATGGCACATCAGGAAAGACCCGCCCAGGCAAGCATATTGGGCTGGATGGTACTGGCTGTGATGGCTTTAGTTACGAAAAAGTGCAATTCGACGAATCCCATACGTTTAGCACTTCAATATCGTGCAACAACGTCACGTTGATGAATACGATCCTAAACCACCAGGATGGGGCGGCGGGTGGTGACGACGGTATTCATATACGCGGTGGTAAGCGTGGTTATATTGGCACAGTAACCGGCGTATCTGGTGATGACTGTGTTGCATTCACAGATGAAGGGGATGGGCGTGGCGCGGATATAGAGGATTGGACTGTCTCTTCTATTAACGCGGATTCCCGTTCTGCTGCGCTTTTTAAAGTGTGGATAGACCCTGCGGGCACTCATAGTATAAAAAATATCGAGGTACTGAATATTTCTGGCAAAGCTGGGTATAACGGGAAAGGTATCAAATTAGAAAACGCTACTGCGGATCGTACGTTAATGTCCGGAATATCGTTTAAGGGGCGGAAGCTGGATTGTTCACAAGTTACGGATAATGGCATTGCAGTTATTAACGGGGAGTCCATTTCATTTGGTGGATTCAGGATAACAGAATCTTTAGCCGCAGCCGTGCGGATCACAGATTGCTATGATGTGCAGATGGATAACGTCTACATCCGAGACTGCAAACACGATAGAAACGTGCATGTAGAGAATAGTCAGAATATACGCATAAATAAAGGAACGGACTACAACGCCCGAGGGTGTGGGATTATCGCATTTGAGTCTACAAACGTTACCGTAGACGGTAGAACCCTCCGAGCATTCGGCTCTGCTGCGTATCGGGCTTGGTATTCCGGCAACGCCGTTGCTGTGGGTGAGCGTAGACTCAGCAGTGGGAAGGCTTACGAGGCGTCTACAGCTGGAACTACTGGGGCAACTGCTCCAACGCATACCAGCGGTACTGTCTCCGATGGCGGTGTAAACTGGTTGTATCTGGGGACTGCAACTAACTGGGGCGCAGGCTCGGTTAAATCTATCGGGGATATAGTAGTACGAAATGGGCGCATCTACAGCGCAGCGACTTCTGGCACTACTGGGGCAACTGCTCCAACTCACAAAACGGGCACAGCATCAGATGGCGGTGTTGATTGGTCGTTTGTAGATTTATACGCAGGGGTTAGTCTGCGGAGTGCTACGCGCAGCAAGGTTATAAACTGCGACATCGAAAACGGCGCATCCACTTCCGTTGAGGAACGCTGGTCAGCAGTTAAAAACTCCATCGTTAATAACTCCATTCCATTGGGCGAGGTCTTAACAGTTAGCGCAGGCACCGTTAATAGGGATAATGTCGCATGA
- a CDS encoding collagen-like triple helix repeat-containing protein, whose amino-acid sequence MPTVIIGVAAAIAASAVVTSVVYAIAIGVAVAVAANSMIPDIPSSMGGVDTSNQNLRTESNPPRLMIVGEAVTSGPITKYEKLIVNETEFHLFVTPLADHPCESVELYQLDGVERTSWIGSGYRLIYELGNQTEPNTILSQEMVTVDENFVGFGITYVYHRYEINPDIFPNGVQDVKFKVKGIAVYDPRKDSTVGGSGTHRANDETTWEWSDNAALVNLHWKRFGGDYEIPVEMFDIQNLAYEAGLCDEEVTFTDAQGTEHTEKRWTCNGIIDLNQGQRLVEEELLKSCGGRWVEAGGKFWLLTAAYRGPATVTLTDDDLKDDISREPYTAMEDRCNAVTATFINPKAFYQQTTCTEISSTYYETVRDKRYLLHKRELGYTNSDTMCQRLNRIFMEQVGAGDTLKIVVGWRGIKCPPGTVVSPDFKEAGISGKEYEVIDYDLDPNEFLWTLTLKETGAALYDDSVIPAEKDLLPNTTIDNTLISEPYNVQYTETPADSFRQGVLTWQHETPLSLRRFSVEITRVPDDGFSRKYYPTDPEQNITNLPIGTYQVAVRAQNRFEKSSDPVYRTFAVNSTATPSGVTTQVLTGKVIVTGPPLPHDGATYDWRYAFDGVWGSSYDGGRNVSLTITNTPQGGTVTVWYRLIDGERADPNWTSFQIGGLLSETIYTWIRYADDEQGNGISADPTNKQYIGFAYNKPVPTPSETPTDYTWGLMTTQGIPGDPGADGVTTYTWIRYADNAAGTIGFSNTPLGTTQYIGIAHNKTTATESTDPEDYVWAHFKGDPGPQGVAGAPGADGQTTYTWIKYADNASGGGLSNDPTGKAYIGFAYNKNTPSESSNAADYTWAKVKGDQGDTGVAGAPGADGQTTYTWIKYSANADGTGLTDDPQSNTAYIGIAVNKLVAAESSNKADYVWSKWKGDQGPQGVPGAPGADGQTTYTWIKYADDASGTGLSNDPSGKEFIGFAYNKTTQTESTSPGDYVWSRMTGQGVPGAPGADGQTTYTWIKYAANSDGTSGFNDAPQSNTTHIGIAVNKTTASESTNPADYVWSRFKGDTGPQGNTGAKGDTGSPGADGQDGVAAPNVIPTRGLIWHFRNSNNGGWVPYNSSFGYGVDTLIVNGTSSSPYIVRNSIGPFAGRDSYAIVVKVRCLDTDISSTTARLYYTRSGDTGYTSDRRKFITQKYVQNEYTYLIFDMRDDATFTAADIIGLRVDPGSGEHDWEFDQIWVGYTGAADETDYEDSRISNDALQAGTVLYYNDQRSSSVGWSDGSQNSGGNAYSVTSSYTGDAYVHVLSADSEGGHFISMNGIQAGNGLSGADDELRWYTRKVAVTAGSNTLRLYRLNSDGGSFYAVVVTNTQIFDPEAFLSSRDAYLNNRIGAVRPDSYYKNSNTTKSDVGLPNVDNVSQSTIIAGANAAALQNELLRNPSGLGVNFFPAMYVNPLDGVPFGSKSGTATVGSTTYNYDQPSGGSVLSIDAYGSDAWVNLSVSGYNIKIPAGKKWIVSAWISNRSATEGSRNGQFYFGHPNDSGGTSHMAGSFQLKDDSNYQWHRYSAVIDMTSSTNGRNDAKEVYFRIDNDAGSGTKWRFDQIMIEIAKDGDTDFIPSPYTLPPGMPVLSSRNLPTATSMGYAAVTTTVNLSSSVDSGNSSKARIDISAHSVNASGGSISYNSGSISNLSQGTYHYVYCDDPYGVGGNVSYSATTSTANLAQDGRYVLGRIKTYSTGGGTTAPDMGDCPHADTWLTDTLQAKDVQVGDVIDAAVDGKPQKGVVIAVKAEVEDCVTLTTESGNTKTVSLLTPVDMRYGNSLLAVNIRLGDEMLAEQPDGSLVWEQVISKVIIPQQPVMHISLGGKNFLGGADPSRRLVTHNLNKP is encoded by the coding sequence ATGCCTACGGTCATTATTGGTGTAGCGGCAGCCATCGCTGCAAGTGCAGTTGTTACCTCTGTAGTGTATGCCATTGCCATCGGGGTTGCTGTAGCCGTAGCTGCGAATTCCATGATTCCCGATATACCGTCTTCAATGGGCGGCGTGGATACATCTAACCAGAACCTGCGCACAGAAAGTAACCCGCCACGACTGATGATTGTCGGCGAGGCGGTGACCAGCGGCCCTATCACGAAATATGAAAAGCTCATCGTTAACGAAACCGAGTTTCACCTGTTCGTTACCCCGCTGGCCGACCATCCCTGTGAAAGTGTTGAGTTGTACCAACTGGACGGAGTGGAACGCACCAGCTGGATTGGCTCCGGTTACCGGCTGATTTACGAACTGGGCAATCAAACTGAGCCGAATACCATTCTGTCGCAGGAAATGGTCACTGTTGATGAAAACTTTGTCGGCTTCGGGATCACCTATGTGTATCACCGCTACGAAATAAACCCCGACATTTTCCCCAACGGTGTGCAGGACGTTAAATTCAAAGTAAAAGGCATTGCGGTTTATGATCCCCGCAAAGATTCCACCGTTGGCGGTAGCGGTACCCATCGTGCAAACGACGAAACCACATGGGAATGGAGCGACAATGCAGCGCTGGTTAACCTGCACTGGAAGCGTTTCGGTGGCGATTACGAAATTCCGGTGGAAATGTTCGATATCCAGAATCTGGCATACGAAGCGGGTTTGTGTGACGAGGAAGTCACCTTCACTGATGCACAGGGCACTGAACACACAGAGAAGCGCTGGACGTGTAACGGTATTATCGACCTGAACCAGGGCCAGCGTCTGGTTGAAGAGGAACTGCTGAAAAGTTGTGGTGGCCGCTGGGTTGAAGCCGGCGGTAAATTCTGGCTGCTGACAGCTGCTTATCGTGGCCCTGCCACAGTAACGCTCACAGATGACGACCTGAAAGACGACATCAGCCGCGAACCGTACACCGCCATGGAAGATCGCTGTAATGCGGTAACGGCAACGTTCATTAATCCTAAGGCGTTTTATCAGCAGACAACCTGTACCGAAATTAGCAGCACGTATTATGAAACCGTGCGTGATAAGCGCTATTTGCTGCATAAGCGTGAGCTGGGTTACACAAACTCTGACACAATGTGCCAGCGCCTGAACCGTATCTTCATGGAGCAGGTCGGGGCAGGTGACACCCTGAAAATTGTGGTCGGCTGGCGCGGAATTAAATGTCCGCCCGGCACTGTGGTATCGCCGGATTTCAAGGAAGCCGGAATCAGTGGCAAGGAATATGAGGTTATTGATTACGACCTCGACCCGAACGAATTTCTGTGGACACTGACACTGAAAGAAACCGGTGCAGCACTGTATGACGATTCCGTTATTCCGGCAGAAAAAGACTTACTGCCCAATACCACAATCGACAACACGCTGATTTCTGAACCGTACAATGTCCAGTACACAGAAACCCCCGCTGACAGTTTCCGGCAGGGTGTATTGACTTGGCAACATGAAACCCCGTTAAGCCTGCGCCGGTTCTCTGTGGAAATCACCCGTGTTCCGGACGATGGCTTCAGCCGCAAGTACTACCCGACAGACCCGGAGCAGAATATAACCAACCTGCCAATTGGCACGTATCAGGTAGCTGTGCGGGCGCAAAACCGGTTTGAGAAAAGCAGCGACCCGGTTTACAGAACGTTTGCAGTTAACAGCACTGCCACACCATCCGGTGTAACCACACAGGTTCTGACCGGTAAGGTCATTGTGACCGGCCCGCCACTTCCGCACGATGGTGCTACGTATGACTGGCGGTATGCCTTCGATGGCGTGTGGGGTTCGTCGTACGATGGTGGCCGCAATGTTTCTCTGACCATCACCAATACGCCGCAGGGCGGCACTGTCACAGTGTGGTACAGGCTTATCGACGGTGAACGGGCCGACCCGAACTGGACCAGCTTTCAGATTGGCGGGTTGCTGAGCGAAACCATTTACACATGGATCCGCTACGCAGATGACGAGCAGGGGAACGGCATTTCCGCTGACCCGACCAATAAGCAGTACATCGGCTTTGCCTATAACAAACCGGTACCGACCCCATCTGAAACCCCGACAGATTACACGTGGGGTTTGATGACAACGCAGGGTATTCCGGGAGACCCCGGCGCGGACGGTGTAACCACATACACGTGGATCCGCTATGCAGACAATGCCGCCGGCACTATCGGATTCAGTAATACACCACTGGGCACGACACAGTACATAGGTATTGCGCACAACAAAACCACTGCAACGGAATCGACAGACCCTGAAGATTATGTGTGGGCACACTTTAAAGGTGATCCCGGTCCTCAAGGTGTGGCCGGTGCCCCCGGTGCTGATGGACAAACTACCTACACATGGATTAAGTACGCAGATAATGCCAGTGGTGGCGGGCTAAGCAATGACCCTACCGGCAAAGCGTACATAGGCTTTGCGTACAATAAAAACACGCCGTCTGAATCATCGAACGCCGCAGATTACACATGGGCGAAAGTGAAAGGCGATCAGGGCGATACCGGTGTGGCCGGTGCACCTGGTGCTGACGGCCAAACCACTTACACGTGGATTAAATACAGCGCCAATGCTGACGGAACCGGTCTGACCGACGACCCGCAAAGCAACACGGCTTATATTGGTATCGCCGTGAATAAACTGGTTGCCGCAGAGTCCAGTAATAAAGCCGATTACGTATGGTCAAAGTGGAAAGGTGATCAGGGTCCGCAGGGTGTGCCGGGTGCTCCGGGTGCCGATGGCCAGACGACTTATACATGGATTAAATATGCTGATGATGCTAGCGGTACCGGATTAAGCAATGACCCGTCCGGTAAAGAATTCATCGGATTTGCCTACAACAAAACCACGCAAACTGAATCAACGTCACCCGGGGATTATGTCTGGTCGCGTATGACCGGTCAGGGTGTGCCAGGCGCTCCGGGTGCCGATGGCCAGACGACTTATACATGGATTAAGTATGCTGCCAATTCAGATGGCACATCCGGCTTTAATGACGCCCCGCAGTCCAATACAACGCACATCGGTATCGCCGTTAATAAAACCACTGCCAGCGAATCTACCAATCCGGCAGATTATGTCTGGTCTCGGTTCAAAGGTGATACAGGCCCGCAAGGTAATACGGGTGCGAAAGGGGATACAGGTTCACCTGGCGCAGACGGACAGGACGGCGTAGCTGCGCCGAACGTCATTCCGACAAGAGGGTTGATATGGCATTTCCGGAACAGCAATAACGGCGGCTGGGTGCCTTATAATTCAAGCTTCGGCTACGGAGTCGACACATTAATCGTAAACGGAACATCCAGCTCTCCCTACATCGTAAGGAATTCAATAGGGCCTTTTGCAGGCCGCGACAGCTATGCAATAGTAGTTAAAGTGCGCTGTCTGGATACGGATATATCCAGTACAACAGCAAGGCTATATTACACCCGCTCCGGCGACACTGGTTACACGTCAGACAGGCGCAAATTTATTACTCAGAAATATGTTCAGAACGAATACACTTACCTGATTTTTGACATGCGCGATGATGCCACATTCACTGCTGCCGATATCATCGGACTGCGTGTTGACCCCGGCAGCGGTGAACACGACTGGGAATTTGATCAGATATGGGTTGGTTACACCGGCGCCGCTGACGAAACAGATTACGAAGACAGCCGTATCAGCAATGATGCTCTGCAAGCCGGTACTGTTCTGTATTACAACGACCAGCGCAGCTCTTCAGTAGGCTGGAGCGATGGCAGTCAGAATAGTGGCGGTAACGCATATTCTGTGACATCCAGCTACACCGGTGATGCCTATGTTCATGTTTTATCTGCCGACTCAGAAGGCGGGCATTTCATATCAATGAATGGTATTCAGGCCGGTAACGGACTTTCCGGCGCAGACGATGAACTGCGCTGGTATACACGTAAAGTGGCTGTGACTGCGGGTAGTAACACACTCAGACTATACCGGTTGAACTCGGATGGCGGTTCATTCTATGCCGTGGTAGTTACTAACACCCAGATATTCGATCCTGAAGCGTTTTTGTCATCACGTGATGCCTATCTAAACAACCGGATCGGCGCTGTACGACCCGACAGTTACTACAAAAATTCCAACACAACTAAGAGCGATGTTGGTTTACCCAATGTTGATAACGTATCGCAGTCGACAATTATTGCAGGTGCGAACGCAGCTGCGCTTCAAAATGAATTATTGCGCAATCCATCGGGGCTGGGTGTTAACTTCTTTCCGGCCATGTATGTAAATCCGCTTGATGGAGTGCCGTTCGGGAGTAAAAGCGGCACAGCAACAGTAGGTAGCACAACATACAACTACGATCAGCCATCCGGCGGTTCTGTACTCAGTATCGACGCCTATGGCAGTGACGCATGGGTGAATTTGTCTGTTTCAGGCTACAACATAAAAATACCGGCTGGAAAAAAATGGATAGTGAGTGCGTGGATTAGTAATCGTTCTGCCACCGAGGGGTCAAGGAATGGTCAATTCTATTTCGGTCACCCTAATGATTCAGGCGGCACGTCACACATGGCAGGGTCGTTTCAGTTAAAAGACGATTCTAACTACCAGTGGCATCGCTATTCTGCGGTTATCGATATGACCAGCTCAACAAATGGCCGCAATGATGCGAAGGAGGTGTATTTCCGCATCGACAACGATGCAGGGTCTGGAACAAAATGGCGCTTCGACCAGATTATGATTGAAATCGCAAAGGACGGAGATACTGACTTTATTCCGAGCCCTTATACGCTGCCGCCGGGAATGCCTGTCCTATCATCCCGAAACCTGCCCACTGCCACATCAATGGGTTATGCGGCGGTAACCACAACTGTCAACCTTTCAAGCAGCGTGGATAGTGGTAATTCATCAAAAGCCCGGATTGATATTTCTGCGCACTCAGTGAATGCCAGTGGCGGCAGCATCAGCTACAACTCAGGTTCGATATCTAACCTGTCGCAGGGCACTTATCACTACGTCTATTGTGATGACCCTTACGGCGTGGGCGGTAATGTGTCGTACAGCGCGACCACATCAACAGCGAATCTTGCACAGGATGGGCGTTATGTACTGGGCCGCATCAAAACATATTCAACAGGCGGTGGTACAACAGCGCCTGATATGGGGGATTGTCCGCATGCTGATACATGGCTGACCGACACCCTGCAGGCGAAAGATGTTCAGGTAGGTGATGTGATTGATGCTGCTGTCGATGGCAAGCCGCAAAAGGGTGTTGTCATTGCGGTAAAAGCGGAAGTTGAGGACTGCGTAACGCTCACTACCGAGTCAGGTAACACAAAAACCGTATCCCTGCTGACGCCTGTTGATATGCGCTATGGCAACTCTTTGCTGGCTGTGAATATCAGATTAGGCGATGAAATGCTGGCAGAACAGCCGGATGGTTCTCTGGTATGGGAGCAGGTGATATCAAAAGTGATTATCCCGCAACAGCCGGTAATGCACATATCTCTGGGCGGCAAGAACTTTCTGGGCGGTGCAGACCCGTCACGCCGCCTGGTAACTCACAACTTAAACAAACCTTAG
- a CDS encoding phage regulatory CII family protein — translation MQSQRNYNAVLHSAHLLLKSKPQAAEEFAYHLGKTANSVRNELNPNLPNHKLGVVDALEMMNVAGVYSLLYQMAAACGFAVVPVQYLNISDDSRLLDNFCKWQAAVGNTCQSIFEAIEDDMITPHELNNITKAGNQKMVQWFNVQHALEAEAKKHHAKRT, via the coding sequence ATGCAAAGTCAAAGGAATTATAACGCTGTTTTACATTCAGCGCACCTGTTGCTGAAAAGCAAACCGCAGGCCGCAGAGGAATTTGCTTATCACCTTGGCAAAACGGCCAACTCTGTCCGCAATGAATTAAACCCCAACCTGCCGAACCACAAACTGGGTGTTGTCGATGCACTGGAAATGATGAATGTGGCCGGCGTGTACAGCCTGCTTTATCAGATGGCAGCAGCATGCGGTTTTGCAGTGGTACCGGTGCAATATCTCAATATCAGCGACGACAGCCGTTTGCTGGACAACTTCTGTAAATGGCAGGCCGCTGTTGGCAACACCTGTCAGAGCATCTTTGAAGCCATCGAAGACGACATGATCACCCCCCACGAACTGAACAACATCACGAAGGCCGGCAACCAGAAAATGGTGCAGTGGTTCAACGTTCAGCATGCACTGGAAGCGGAGGCGAAGAAACACCATGCAAAACGCACATAG